From a region of the Triticum aestivum cultivar Chinese Spring chromosome 7D, IWGSC CS RefSeq v2.1, whole genome shotgun sequence genome:
- the LOC123164935 gene encoding GATA transcription factor 20 isoform X2, whose translation MAQHDGKPYQPRRGPERPPQPAEDPPAPAAAPAAADAVIDHLAAVAAEAEALNASIAAVAAEAEAMNAYEHAQEQEMEEEEEEEEEEEEEEMEEEEDEGEGDGQHEHGQHGGNGESVPMDAEAVAQAAAAAAAGAPLDPHGAMVSAIVPPATGNQLTLSFQGEVYVFDSVSPDKVQAVLLLLGGRELNPGMGAGASSSTPYSKRLNFPHRVASLMRFREKRKERNFDKKIRYTVRKEVALRMQRNRGQFTSSKPKPDDGTSELATADGSPNWGSVEGRPPSAASCHHCGTNAHNTPMMRRGPEGPRTLCNACGLMWANKGMLRDLSKSTPPSLQMVSTGPNDSNGNTLSQQNGSTLSQQNGNAAIVPFAEQQNPAPATDANGHGHGSST comes from the exons ATGGCACAGCACGACGGCAAGCCATACCAGCCGCGCCGGGGCCCCGAGCGGCCCCCGCAGCCGGCGGAGGACCcgcccgcgcccgccgctgcgcccgCAGCAGCGGACGCCGTGATTGACCACCTCGCGGCCGTGGCTGCCGAGGCGGAGGCGTTGAACGCGTCCATCGCGGCCGTCGCGGCCGAGGCGGAGGCGATGAACGCGTACGAGCACGCGCAGGAGCAggagatggaggaggaagaagaggaggaggaagaggaggaagaggaggagatggaggaggaggaggacgagggcgagggGGATGGGCAACACGAGCATGGGCAGCACGGCGGCAACGGGGAGTCCGTCCCGATGGACGCCGAGGCCGTGGCACAGGCTGCTGCTGCAGCTGCGGCCGGCGCACCGTTGGACCCGCACGGGGCGATGGTCTCTGCGATTGTGCCGCCCGCCACGGGTAACCAGCTCACCCTTTCATTTCAGGGCGAGGTCTACGTGTTCGACTCTGTTTCCCCTGATAAG GTGCAAGCTGTGCTTTTGCTGCTAGGGGGAAGGGAGCTGAACCCAGGCATGGGTGCCGGAGCATCATCATCTACTCCATACAGTAAG AGGTTGAATTTTCCACACCGGGTGGCATCGTTGATGAGGTTTAGGGAGAAGCGGAAAGAGCGGAACTTTGATAAGAAGATCCGGTATACAGTTCGCAAGGAAGTTGCACTAAG GATGCAGCGTAATAGAGGCCAATTTACATCTTCAAAACCAAAACCTGATGACGGAACTTCTGAACTGGCAACTGCAGATGGCTCCCCAAACTGGGGATCAGTGGAAGGTCGACCTCCGTCTGCTGCTTC aTGCCATCACTGTGGTACTAATGCACATAATACACCTATGATGCGTCGTGGACCTGAAGGGCCAAGAACATTATGCAATGCTTGCGGCCTCATGTGGGCAAATAAG GGCATGTTGCGGGACCtatcaaagtctactcctccatcTCTTCAAATGGTGTCAACAGGTCCAAATGATAGT AATGGAAACACCCTCTCTCAGCAGAATGGAAGCACCCTCTCTCAGCAGAATGGAAATGCTGCCATAGTGCCCTTTGCCGAGCAACAAAACCCAGCACCAGCGACCGATGCCAACGGTCACGGCCATGGGTCTTCAACATGA
- the LOC123164935 gene encoding GATA transcription factor 20 isoform X1, translating into MAQHDGKPYQPRRGPERPPQPAEDPPAPAAAPAAADAVIDHLAAVAAEAEALNASIAAVAAEAEAMNAYEHAQEQEMEEEEEEEEEEEEEEMEEEEDEGEGDGQHEHGQHGGNGESVPMDAEAVAQAAAAAAAGAPLDPHGAMVSAIVPPATGNQLTLSFQGEVYVFDSVSPDKVQAVLLLLGGRELNPGMGAGASSSTPYSKRLNFPHRVASLMRFREKRKERNFDKKIRYTVRKEVALRMQRNRGQFTSSKPKPDDGTSELATADGSPNWGSVEGRPPSAASCHHCGTNAHNTPMMRRGPEGPRTLCNACGLMWANKGMLRDLSKSTPPSLQMVSTGPNDSQNGNTLSQQNGSTLSQQNGNAAIVPFAEQQNPAPATDANGHGHGSST; encoded by the exons ATGGCACAGCACGACGGCAAGCCATACCAGCCGCGCCGGGGCCCCGAGCGGCCCCCGCAGCCGGCGGAGGACCcgcccgcgcccgccgctgcgcccgCAGCAGCGGACGCCGTGATTGACCACCTCGCGGCCGTGGCTGCCGAGGCGGAGGCGTTGAACGCGTCCATCGCGGCCGTCGCGGCCGAGGCGGAGGCGATGAACGCGTACGAGCACGCGCAGGAGCAggagatggaggaggaagaagaggaggaggaagaggaggaagaggaggagatggaggaggaggaggacgagggcgagggGGATGGGCAACACGAGCATGGGCAGCACGGCGGCAACGGGGAGTCCGTCCCGATGGACGCCGAGGCCGTGGCACAGGCTGCTGCTGCAGCTGCGGCCGGCGCACCGTTGGACCCGCACGGGGCGATGGTCTCTGCGATTGTGCCGCCCGCCACGGGTAACCAGCTCACCCTTTCATTTCAGGGCGAGGTCTACGTGTTCGACTCTGTTTCCCCTGATAAG GTGCAAGCTGTGCTTTTGCTGCTAGGGGGAAGGGAGCTGAACCCAGGCATGGGTGCCGGAGCATCATCATCTACTCCATACAGTAAG AGGTTGAATTTTCCACACCGGGTGGCATCGTTGATGAGGTTTAGGGAGAAGCGGAAAGAGCGGAACTTTGATAAGAAGATCCGGTATACAGTTCGCAAGGAAGTTGCACTAAG GATGCAGCGTAATAGAGGCCAATTTACATCTTCAAAACCAAAACCTGATGACGGAACTTCTGAACTGGCAACTGCAGATGGCTCCCCAAACTGGGGATCAGTGGAAGGTCGACCTCCGTCTGCTGCTTC aTGCCATCACTGTGGTACTAATGCACATAATACACCTATGATGCGTCGTGGACCTGAAGGGCCAAGAACATTATGCAATGCTTGCGGCCTCATGTGGGCAAATAAG GGCATGTTGCGGGACCtatcaaagtctactcctccatcTCTTCAAATGGTGTCAACAGGTCCAAATGATAGT CAGAATGGAAACACCCTCTCTCAGCAGAATGGAAGCACCCTCTCTCAGCAGAATGGAAATGCTGCCATAGTGCCCTTTGCCGAGCAACAAAACCCAGCACCAGCGACCGATGCCAACGGTCACGGCCATGGGTCTTCAACATGA